In Solanum pennellii chromosome 3, SPENNV200, a single window of DNA contains:
- the LOC107012132 gene encoding probable CCR4-associated factor 1 homolog 7 gives MSILPKTDSIHIREVWFDNLEEEFALMREIVDDFPFVAMDTEFPGVVIRPVGNFKNSNDYHYQTLKDNVDMLKLIQLGLTFSDENGNLPKCGTDKYCIWQFNFREFNPNEDVFANDSIELLRQSGIDFKMNNEKGIDAKHFAELLMSSGIVLNDSVSWVTFHSGYDFGYLLKVLTCQDLPETQAGFFTLINVYFPVIFDIKHLMKFCNSLHGGLNKLAELLEVERVGICHQAGSDSLLTACTFRKLKENFFSGSLDKYAGVLYGLGVENGQSTH, from the coding sequence ATGTCGATTTTGCCAAAAACTGATTCAATCCACATTCGAGAGGTTTGGTTTGACAATCTGGAGGAAGAGTTCGCATTGATGCGTGAAATAGTCGATGATTTTCCGTTTGTTGCCATGGATACGGAGTTTCCCGGAGTGGTAATCCGGCCGGTCGGGAATTTTAAGAACAGCAACGATTACCATTACCAAACGCTCAAGGATAACGTGGATATGTTGAAGTTGATTCAGTTAGGGCTGACCTTTTCAGATGAGAATGGCAACTTGCCTAAGTGTGGAACCGACAAATACTGTATTTGGCAATTCAATTTCCGTGAATTCAACCCTAACGAGGATGTTTTTGCGAATGATTCAATTGAGTTGTTGCGCCAAAGCGGCATTGATTTCAAGATGAACAATGAAAAAGGTATTGATGCCAAACACTTTGCAGAGCTTTTGATGTCGTCAGGGATTGTGCTGAACGATAGTGTTTCTTGGGTTACTTTTCACAGTGGGTATGATTTTGGATACCTCTTGAAGGTTTTGACTTGCCAGGATTTGCCTGAAACACAAGCAGGTTTCTTTACCTTGATCAATGTGTACTTTCCTGTCATTTTCGACATCAAGCACTTGATGAAGTTCTGCAACAGCCTTCATGGTGGGTTGAACAAGCTCGCCGAGCTGTTGGAGGTTGAGAGGGTTGGTATTTGTCATCAGGCGGGTTCAGATAGCTTGCTCACTGCTTGTACATTTAGGAAGTTGAAAGAAAACTTCTTTAGCGGTTCACTGGACAAGTATGCCGGTGTCTTGTATGGTCTAGGTGTTGAAAATGGGCAGAGTAcccattaa